A region of the bacterium genome:
GTAGCGCAGGTTCCAGATAGGTTCAAAGAGCGTATTGGCGAGTCGCAGCACCAGAATATTCTGAACCGTTTCTTTGCCGAGATAGTGGTCGATGCGGTAGATTTGCTCTTCACGAAAAACTTGGGCGGCGGCATGATTCAAGTCCCGCGCGCTTGCCAAATCGCGGCCAAAGGGTTTCTCGATGATGATTCGGCTCCACGCACCGTGTTCCGGATTGGAAATGCCGACCGCACCCAGCTTGGCAATCGTCGGCTGATAACCCGTGGGGGGGATAGAGAGGTAGATGAGATGATTGTGCGGTCCGCCCGCTCCGGCCATTTCCCCTAAGCGCCAGCGCAGCTTGTCGAATCGTCCGCCTTCGCCGGCGTCAGAAACCACAAAGATACGCTCGGCGAATCTTCGCGCGAACTCTTCATCGGGAATGGAGTGAGGCGCAAGCGTGCGCGCATTGTCAATCACCGTCTGGCGGAAAGTGGACTCATCAAGATCGCCGCGCGAAACACACAGAAACTGCGTTTGCTCGGAAATCCGGCCTTCGCGCACGAGATGAGCCAGAGAGGGAAAGAGTTTTCGCTGCGCGAGATCGCCTGTCGCGCCGAAAATGATAAGGACGCACGGGTCAGCGGGCCGTTCGCTGAGCATCCCGCTGCGGAAAGGATTGGGATCGCTCATTGATCTGTCTTAATCGCGTGACCGCCAAACTGATTACGCAGCGCGGCAAGCAGGCGCAACCCGAAGCCCTGCTCATCACGTGAGGCGAATCTGGCAAACAGCGCGGCGGCAATTGTGGGTGCTGGCACCGCGTAGTCCACACATTCGTGTACCGTCCAGCGTCCCTCACCGGAATCGGCGACCCACGGCTTGACTTTGTCGAGCTTGGGATCATCCTGCAAGGCGCGCGTGGCAAGTTCCAGCAGCCAAGAACGCACCACACTGCCATTCTCCCAGAGCGCGGAAATCGCGGGCAGGTTCAAGTCGAAGGGTCCGCGATGCATGAGCTCGAAGCCTTCGGCGTAAGCCTGCATCATAGCGTATTCCACACCGTTGTGCACCATCTTCACGAAGTGTCCTGAGCCGGTCGGACCGCAATGCAGGTAACCGTTTTCCGGTGCAAGAGTTTTTAGTGCGGGTTCAAGCAGCTTAAAGGCATCTTCACTTCCACCGACCATCAGACAGTAGCCGACCTGCAATCCCCACACACCGCCGGAGGTTCCTGCGTCTACGAAATGTATTCCGCTGGAGGCGAGATCGGCACCGCGCCGCATGGAGTCTCGGAAATTGGAATTACCGCCATCCACGATGACATCGCCGCGACTCAGCAACGGCTTCAACATTGCAATCGTGTCGTCGACCGGAGGTCCCGCCGGAATCATCAACCAGACTACTTTCCTGCCGTCAAGCTTGGCCACAACATCGGCAACACTTGCGGCACCAATAGCTCCTTTGGCAACAGCAACCGCCACTGGTTCTGGTGACCGATTTGTGACCACACACTGATGACCGCCGCGTAACAGCCGCTCGACCATATTCGCGCCCATTTTGCCCAGTCCGACAAACCCGAGTTTCATATTAATCCTATAAATTATAAACGTTTGTGCGTCGATACACCGCAAATCACGTAAGACCTTCAGACAAGACAATTAACCAATTTTCTATTGGGATTGCAATTTAACTCAGCACTGTCCTTGAGATTCTGCGCTGTAACATGTATTATGAACTAATATGTGGCAAAAGCGATTCAGACAGCTTGGGGAGAGGTCGTGCTGAGGGCTGACGCACAGCGTTCGCGCTGGATTTGGCTAATCGCATTGTTGGGATTCGCGCTTAGAATCTACGGTCTGGGTGACGAAAGCTTTTGGCTTGACGAAGTGACCACGGCTAACCGCGTGTATGAGCCGCTCGGGCAACTTTTGTTCGGGTGGGACTCGGAGACGCAGGGGCCGCTTTACTACGTATTCATCAAAGGCTGGGGGTTATTGTTCGGCAACGGGGAGTGGACGCTGCGAATATGGTCGGTGATTTTCGGAACATTGACCATCCCTGCGGTCTACTATCTTGGGCGACACTTGTTCAGCGGCACAGGGGCAATGCTGGCGGCGTTGTTCACGGCGGTGCATCCGTTTGCCATCCACTATTCACAGGAAGCTCGGCCTTACGCACTCTTCTTGTTGCTGGCGACGGTTTCCTTCTATTTGGTGATGAAACTGCTTCGGCAGTTTCGCTGGCCTATCGCGTGGTCATACCTGCTGATCACAAGTGCCGCATTTTACACCCATGCGTTCGGTGCCTTTCTGATTCTCAGCCACGTCCTCATGTTTCTGTGGTTCAGGCGGGCAGATCGATTCCGGGGTGCGGCACGTTATCCCCGCCCGTTTGTCTACACGTTGCTGCTGCTTTCGCTGTTCTGTCTGCCCGAGCTTGCGCAGAATGTACTGGCCGCCGTTTCGAAACTGAATGGCACCAGTCCGGCAGGCTGGATTCCGAAGCCCACTGTATGGGATTTGTTCAAGCTGCCCGCGGAGTATTTCATGGATGCCCGCGTCGGTTATGTTATCCTGCCCATAGTGTTTCTACTGGCCGCATTTAGGGCACTAAGCGAGCCGCAGTTACGATTTGGTATTCAATGGCTCGTGCTCATGGCCATCAGTTTCTGGGTGCTGCCGTGGTTGATCTCGGTCACGGTTACTCCGCTTTTTGTCCTCCGCTATGCGTCGCCGGGATTGCTGATTATTCTGTGTCTGATGGCTACGGCTTCCGCGAGTCTGCAAGCGCTGCCGCGCAGGATGTTTGTGGTTGCTCTACTGATTTTGACGATGTCGCCGCTGTTGAATTATTATACGAAGGTGGACAAAGATCCATGGCGGCAGACGGCGGAGCACCTGAGTGCCCGCGTAAAACCCGGCGACGTTGTGCTAACCTATCCCGGATTTACGACCGCCGCCTGTCTGTTCTACTTGCCCGAGTCGGTCAAAAGTCAAGTTCTTCAAGTGGACGATTTGCCGACGTTTGCCAAAGCTCTGTCCGGCGCGGAACGCATCTGGCGGGTGGAGTCTTATGACGTAAAGAGACCTCACGACATTTCACAATTGGAATACCTGAAACGCTGGAGCACCGAAATCCGGCGGGTCGGGATGAACGACATACTGCCAATGAACCCGCATCGATTCTGGAGCGCACCCATTAAGATCACACTAAGTGCGCAC
Encoded here:
- the gnd gene encoding decarboxylating 6-phosphogluconate dehydrogenase is translated as MKLGFVGLGKMGANMVERLLRGGHQCVVTNRSPEPVAVAVAKGAIGAASVADVVAKLDGRKVVWLMIPAGPPVDDTIAMLKPLLSRGDVIVDGGNSNFRDSMRRGADLASSGIHFVDAGTSGGVWGLQVGYCLMVGGSEDAFKLLEPALKTLAPENGYLHCGPTGSGHFVKMVHNGVEYAMMQAYAEGFELMHRGPFDLNLPAISALWENGSVVRSWLLELATRALQDDPKLDKVKPWVADSGEGRWTVHECVDYAVPAPTIAAALFARFASRDEQGFGLRLLAALRNQFGGHAIKTDQ
- a CDS encoding glycosyltransferase family 39 protein; translated protein: MLRADAQRSRWIWLIALLGFALRIYGLGDESFWLDEVTTANRVYEPLGQLLFGWDSETQGPLYYVFIKGWGLLFGNGEWTLRIWSVIFGTLTIPAVYYLGRHLFSGTGAMLAALFTAVHPFAIHYSQEARPYALFLLLATVSFYLVMKLLRQFRWPIAWSYLLITSAAFYTHAFGAFLILSHVLMFLWFRRADRFRGAARYPRPFVYTLLLLSLFCLPELAQNVLAAVSKLNGTSPAGWIPKPTVWDLFKLPAEYFMDARVGYVILPIVFLLAAFRALSEPQLRFGIQWLVLMAISFWVLPWLISVTVTPLFVLRYASPGLLIILCLMATASASLQALPRRMFVVALLILTMSPLLNYYTKVDKDPWRQTAEHLSARVKPGDVVLTYPGFTTAACLFYLPESVKSQVLQVDDLPTFAKALSGAERIWRVESYDVKRPHDISQLEYLKRWSTEIRRVGMNDILPMNPHRFWSAPIKITLSAHNRPVFGPPLPLTPNS